CCGTCTGAATCAGTGGAATGAAAGAAGAAAAGCGGCGAAGGAGCACGCTCCGAATAAAAGGAGACAGCGAGCGGAGCGTCTGTGGAAAAAATATGGTTTAATTGGGTTTTCACTGCTTGGGCCGGTTTTAATCGGCAGTCATTTGGCGGCTTTCTTAGCTGTGACTTTTGGTGGTCAGCGGCAGGCGGTTACATTATGGATGACGATTAGTTTAGTCGTCTGGTGTATCGCTTTTGGCGTACTTTCGTATCTAGGTGCCGATTTTATTCTGGAGCGTTCAGGAAATACGGACGGTTTCTTGTACAGGATGTTAGATGTCGATGAGTCATAACGCGAAGCCAAACGAAGGGACAGCGCAGCTTGAGCCGACAAAGTCTGCAAAACGAATTGCGTCGATAGATGTTTTGCGCGGTTTTGCTTTAATTGGCATATTACTTGCAAATATGCGGGCGTTTAAAACGCCTGCCTTACACGATATGAGTGCGTATGTGCTCGGGCAAACGTGGCCGGAAGGTGGGATGAGCGGCGCCATTGAAGCGTTTCTTCATTGGGCGGTCATTGGTAAATTTTATCCGCTGTTTTCGTTTTTGTTCGGCCTTGGTTTTTATTTGTTTGTGTCGCGGATTGAAGAGCGCCAGTTAGACGGATCGTACTACTTTAAAAAACGAATGGCGGGACTTGCGCTCATCGGATTGATCCATCTCTTTTTCATCTGGTCCGGTGATATTTTACACACGTATGCGGTTGCGGGCTTGTTTTTACTTTTGTTTTACCGTAAGCCGATTGGCACGTTGATTCGTTGGGGCATTGGCCTGCTTGTTTTCCCTGCGTTATTGACAGCGTTGCTTGGTTTAGTGACAGCCTTAACGCAAAATCCTGAGGATGTACAAGGTATAATAGAGATGTCTTTAGCGCCGATTGTAACGATATTTCAAAGCGGTAGTTATGTAGACATTTTGCAATTTCGCATGAGCATGGAAGTCCCAGTGCTGCTGTTTAACCTGTTTTTTGCGGTACCTAACGTCTTAGGTGTATTTTTGCTAGGGTTAGCATTTGGAAAGTGGGGCGGACTGCAACGACCTAAAGAATTTGCAACGACATGGCGGCGTATCCAGCTGTACAGTGGTTGGTCGGGAGCGATCCTTTCGCTCGTGTATGTCTTATTGATCTACAATGTGTTTCCACTTCCAGCTGGCGAAGGATATGCGTATGGACAATCACTCAATATGATTGCTGGTCCGTTGGTTATGCTTTGGTACGTATCAACCTTCGTTCGT
The genomic region above belongs to Litoribacterium kuwaitense and contains:
- a CDS encoding DUF418 domain-containing protein, which codes for MSHNAKPNEGTAQLEPTKSAKRIASIDVLRGFALIGILLANMRAFKTPALHDMSAYVLGQTWPEGGMSGAIEAFLHWAVIGKFYPLFSFLFGLGFYLFVSRIEERQLDGSYYFKKRMAGLALIGLIHLFFIWSGDILHTYAVAGLFLLLFYRKPIGTLIRWGIGLLVFPALLTALLGLVTALTQNPEDVQGIIEMSLAPIVTIFQSGSYVDILQFRMSMEVPVLLFNLFFAVPNVLGVFLLGLAFGKWGGLQRPKEFATTWRRIQLYSGWSGAILSLVYVLLIYNVFPLPAGEGYAYGQSLNMIAGPLVMLWYVSTFVRVMENERMQTRLAPLGAMGRMALTNYIVQSIVSVFLFYGFGLGLFGRVSVAAGMGIAVTIFILQLLFSVLWLKKYNQGPLENLWRKATYAGATRYKQK
- a CDS encoding small multi-drug export protein, with the protein product MAFIIAYALVFIFAAIPFFEVLAVIPLGILAGLNGFLVIILAFLGNLLTVLLVIFLGDRLNQWNERRKAAKEHAPNKRRQRAERLWKKYGLIGFSLLGPVLIGSHLAAFLAVTFGGQRQAVTLWMTISLVVWCIAFGVLSYLGADFILERSGNTDGFLYRMLDVDES